From the genome of Phytohabitans rumicis, one region includes:
- the fxsT gene encoding FxSxx-COOH system tetratricopeptide repeat protein, with the protein MDPPVPRHSPPSPGPPRPRRGPDLTWSELADGLWLAGHEASASASSAAVDPKPVRAPPVTPSEPASASPDPEDVAAPAPDHRSDAAGPDGTPPGFDLLLEVGGPSLGEVAGWPAVPALRNPTVIVRALRPLKRMVPSRRNWVPDEEATAERSADDPLWLPVFRPAAEHRWDLVLVVDDGPSMVVWRRTVKQFTQTLQRSGVFQNVHTRLLTTATTDPDALYIRGLDRASLAAAPFELLEHTGRRIILVLTDGAAPAWSSRAALTVLRRWGRVMPTAVIHLLPQQFWHRTGVAPRRVRLRAPAPGAANTRLVCVPRDIALDEPEWVHPTDPRRCPIPVLELEERWLKAWVRLLVGGPSSEIDLTAITAPAQPVDAPPGLADAPASRSPDGARAQVSQFRATATPTAFALATHLAAAPLNLPVVHMIQAVLLPRSEPRHLAEIYASGLLRPTSAAERLDVPDKVTLDFADGVREELLSIGRRGDTMRVLRAVDEFLGPIVEAVSGLGDAVERPEEAKDRFVTAETKPFIAVEQAALQALSGRHLARSRRLREALNQATDAEAERSSDSHPPPNVTEEPMSTSSAQGERSARLPSMPPATDGCEVEPSALAGLTPEPEPTRPIRRRTAITQPTVWGNIPPRNPNFTGRVQLLTSLHDRLIAGTTAVLPEALHGMGGVGKSQLAIEYVYRHQDEYDLIWWIPAERTAQIRQALSELAQRLDLEIGTEANATVPAVLEALRIGRPYGNWLLVFDNAESPEAVRQFFPTGGPGCILVTSRDPRWASLAWTLEVDVFTRAESIDLLRRRNEDLTVADADRLAAALGDLPLAIEQAATWRRETGMPADEYLRLLNQKHPELLDDAPPLGYPTTVAAAWNVSLDALRERNLGALRLLQLCAFLAPEPVSRSLFSGARATEITPELDEALRDPIKFGRAVREINRYGLARLDHRTNSIQMHRLVQRVLIGQMDDDEQEMMSHGAHLLLAASDPNQPDDVAHWTRYGELHSHLISSGAIECDDGWVRRLILNEAKYLWRLGDPEGSREIAQRAYEVWRSKLGDDDPETLEVGHWLGFMLFTGARYGEAEELTARLLADSRRVLGEEHETTLTAMQQVAAIRRAVGDFDTALQISDNVYSRTVRLFGADDPLTLRAAHNLAVSLRLVGEFGRAKALDQDTVQRFVLAFGEDHPDTMITQLGLILDQRELGDYADARTALEDLVARHRMLFGDMNFFTLRAVRTLSVTLRKAGDHAGALACSEDARARFTTLYGPDHAETMAAELDLSTDRRQNGDLRSARELGRAALDRYRRALGDDHPHTIGAAVNLATTQRLLGAVEQAYATDTDALARLRASLGEGHLMTLSCAINVASDMHERGEYQEAHDLDADTLTRLRDSLDEDHPVALACAANLAVDLRALGRIDEAQTRHTETMARFIEVLGREHPASREAAEWTRANCDMYPMPL; encoded by the coding sequence GTGGATCCGCCGGTACCCCGCCACAGCCCACCGTCGCCGGGCCCACCGCGACCGCGGCGCGGGCCCGACCTGACCTGGAGCGAACTGGCCGACGGCCTGTGGCTGGCCGGCCACGAGGCGTCGGCCAGTGCGTCCAGTGCGGCGGTCGACCCGAAACCGGTGCGGGCACCGCCGGTCACGCCCAGCGAGCCGGCGAGTGCCAGCCCGGACCCGGAGGACGTCGCCGCGCCCGCCCCCGACCACCGATCCGACGCCGCCGGCCCGGACGGCACGCCCCCCGGATTCGACCTCCTGCTGGAAGTGGGCGGCCCAAGCCTGGGCGAGGTCGCTGGCTGGCCGGCCGTGCCCGCGCTGCGAAACCCGACCGTCATCGTCAGGGCGCTGCGGCCGTTGAAGCGGATGGTCCCATCCCGGCGCAACTGGGTGCCGGACGAGGAGGCGACCGCCGAGCGGAGCGCCGACGATCCACTGTGGTTGCCGGTCTTCCGCCCCGCGGCCGAGCACCGCTGGGACCTTGTCCTCGTCGTGGACGACGGGCCGTCGATGGTGGTCTGGCGCCGGACGGTCAAACAATTCACCCAGACGCTCCAGCGCTCCGGCGTCTTCCAGAACGTCCACACCCGACTGTTGACGACCGCGACCACCGATCCGGATGCCCTGTACATCCGCGGCCTGGACCGTGCCTCGCTGGCAGCGGCGCCGTTCGAGCTGCTGGAGCACACCGGTCGGCGGATCATCCTGGTGCTGACCGACGGCGCCGCCCCGGCCTGGTCGAGCCGGGCCGCGCTGACCGTCCTGCGGCGCTGGGGCCGGGTGATGCCGACCGCCGTGATACACCTGCTCCCGCAACAGTTCTGGCACCGCACCGGGGTCGCGCCACGACGAGTACGGCTCCGCGCCCCCGCTCCAGGAGCCGCCAACACCCGGCTGGTTTGCGTGCCGCGCGACATCGCCCTCGACGAACCGGAGTGGGTGCACCCCACCGACCCGCGGCGGTGCCCGATCCCGGTGCTCGAGTTGGAAGAGCGATGGCTCAAGGCGTGGGTGCGGCTCCTCGTCGGCGGCCCTTCCAGCGAGATCGACTTGACCGCGATCACCGCCCCGGCACAGCCGGTGGACGCGCCGCCTGGGCTCGCCGATGCGCCCGCTAGCCGGTCGCCAGACGGCGCACGGGCCCAGGTTTCCCAGTTTCGGGCGACCGCCACGCCGACCGCGTTCGCGCTCGCCACACACCTCGCTGCGGCGCCGCTCAATCTGCCGGTGGTCCACATGATCCAGGCCGTTCTGCTACCGCGTTCCGAGCCCCGGCACCTCGCCGAGATATACGCCAGTGGCCTGCTCCGCCCGACGTCCGCGGCCGAGCGGCTCGACGTTCCTGACAAGGTGACGCTCGACTTCGCCGACGGCGTACGGGAGGAACTGCTGTCCATCGGGCGACGCGGCGACACCATGCGGGTGCTGCGGGCGGTCGACGAGTTCCTCGGGCCCATCGTGGAAGCGGTGAGCGGGCTGGGCGATGCCGTCGAACGGCCCGAGGAGGCCAAGGATCGCTTCGTCACCGCGGAGACCAAGCCGTTCATCGCCGTCGAGCAGGCCGCCCTCCAGGCGCTCTCCGGCCGGCACCTCGCCCGCTCCCGCCGACTGCGGGAAGCGCTGAACCAGGCAACCGACGCCGAGGCCGAGCGGTCGTCGGATTCGCACCCCCCGCCCAACGTTACGGAGGAACCGATGTCGACGTCGTCAGCGCAAGGCGAGCGTTCGGCGCGCCTGCCGTCAATGCCCCCAGCGACCGATGGCTGCGAGGTCGAGCCCAGCGCGCTAGCTGGCCTGACACCCGAGCCCGAGCCCACCCGGCCGATCCGACGGCGTACCGCCATCACGCAGCCGACGGTGTGGGGAAACATTCCTCCACGCAACCCGAACTTCACCGGCCGGGTGCAGCTGTTGACCAGCCTCCACGACCGCCTGATCGCGGGCACCACCGCGGTCCTGCCCGAGGCCCTGCACGGCATGGGCGGCGTGGGCAAGTCTCAACTGGCCATCGAGTACGTCTACCGGCACCAGGACGAGTACGACCTGATCTGGTGGATACCCGCCGAGCGCACGGCGCAGATCCGGCAGGCACTGAGCGAGCTGGCGCAGCGGCTCGACCTGGAGATCGGGACCGAGGCCAACGCGACCGTGCCGGCGGTCCTGGAGGCGTTGCGGATCGGCCGGCCGTACGGAAACTGGCTGCTGGTGTTCGACAACGCCGAGAGCCCGGAGGCGGTCCGGCAGTTCTTCCCCACCGGTGGTCCCGGGTGCATCCTGGTCACGTCGCGCGACCCGCGGTGGGCGTCCCTGGCCTGGACCCTTGAGGTCGACGTCTTCACCCGGGCGGAGAGCATCGACCTGCTCCGCCGCCGCAACGAGGACCTGACCGTCGCCGACGCGGACCGACTCGCGGCCGCCCTGGGCGACCTGCCACTCGCGATCGAGCAGGCCGCCACCTGGCGCCGCGAGACCGGCATGCCGGCGGACGAATACCTGCGGCTGCTCAACCAGAAGCACCCCGAGCTGCTCGACGACGCGCCGCCGCTGGGCTACCCCACCACGGTCGCGGCCGCCTGGAACGTCTCCCTCGACGCGCTGCGCGAGCGCAACCTCGGTGCCCTGCGGCTGCTGCAGCTCTGCGCGTTCCTCGCTCCCGAGCCGGTGTCCCGCAGCCTGTTCAGCGGCGCGCGGGCCACCGAGATCACGCCGGAGCTCGACGAGGCGCTGCGCGACCCGATCAAGTTCGGCCGCGCCGTCCGGGAGATCAACCGGTACGGCCTGGCCCGCCTCGACCACCGCACCAACTCCATCCAGATGCACCGCCTGGTTCAGCGTGTACTGATCGGGCAGATGGACGACGACGAGCAGGAGATGATGAGCCACGGCGCGCACCTCCTGCTGGCGGCGAGCGATCCCAACCAGCCGGACGACGTGGCGCACTGGACCCGGTACGGCGAACTGCACTCCCATCTCATCTCTTCCGGCGCGATCGAATGCGACGACGGCTGGGTCCGGCGGCTGATCCTCAACGAGGCCAAGTACCTGTGGCGCCTCGGCGACCCGGAGGGCAGCCGGGAGATCGCCCAGCGCGCGTACGAGGTCTGGCGCAGCAAGCTGGGCGACGACGACCCGGAAACCCTGGAGGTCGGCCACTGGCTGGGGTTCATGCTCTTCACCGGCGCCCGCTACGGCGAAGCGGAGGAGCTCACCGCCCGCCTCCTGGCCGACTCGCGCCGGGTCCTGGGCGAGGAGCACGAGACGACGCTGACGGCGATGCAACAGGTCGCCGCCATCCGCCGGGCGGTTGGGGACTTCGACACGGCCCTGCAGATCTCGGACAACGTCTACTCCCGGACGGTACGGCTCTTCGGCGCCGACGACCCGCTCACGCTCCGGGCGGCGCACAACCTCGCCGTGAGTCTCCGGCTGGTCGGCGAGTTCGGCCGGGCCAAGGCGCTCGACCAGGACACCGTCCAGCGGTTCGTGCTGGCGTTCGGGGAGGACCACCCCGACACGATGATCACCCAGCTCGGCTTGATCCTCGACCAGCGCGAGCTGGGCGACTACGCCGATGCCCGCACCGCGCTCGAAGACCTCGTCGCCCGGCACCGCATGCTCTTCGGCGACATGAACTTCTTCACCCTCCGGGCGGTGCGGACCCTGTCAGTGACGCTCCGCAAGGCCGGTGACCACGCCGGGGCGCTGGCCTGCTCGGAGGACGCCCGAGCCCGGTTCACCACGCTGTACGGCCCGGATCACGCCGAGACGATGGCCGCCGAGTTGGACCTGTCCACGGACCGCCGGCAGAACGGCGACCTGCGCTCCGCCCGAGAACTGGGACGGGCGGCGCTGGACCGGTACCGGCGGGCGCTCGGCGACGACCACCCGCACACAATCGGCGCGGCCGTGAACCTCGCCACCACCCAACGCCTGCTGGGCGCCGTCGAGCAGGCGTACGCGACCGACACGGACGCGCTCGCACGCCTGCGGGCGAGCCTGGGCGAGGGCCACCTCATGACGTTGTCGTGCGCCATCAACGTCGCCAGCGACATGCACGAGCGCGGCGAGTACCAGGAGGCGCACGACCTCGACGCCGACACGCTCACGCGGCTGCGGGACAGCCTCGACGAGGATCATCCGGTCGCGCTGGCCTGCGCGGCGAACCTCGCCGTCGACCTGCGAGCGCTCGGCCGGATCGACGAGGCGCAGACCCGGCACACGGAGACGATGGCCCGCTTCATCGAGGTGCTCGGGCGCGAACACCCGGCCAGCAGGGAGGCGGCCGAGTGGACCCGGGCCAACTGCGACATGTACCCGATGCCGTTGTGA
- a CDS encoding VMAP-C domain-containing protein, with protein MQGEEQWFSRTPGVEARQKIELDMVNSLLTSVAFASDPSRQLALEIIAEQFEQPATIRTHPTPRAQLIEIVRTYARNPDGLRVLVDVVASFDPQSFGTVRLRQLFDEWQAAPSFTDDDWSAFRSALGDVVLPQLTELFHLATRNRRHRPPAHCKTAWHYFVHLTDLNAGADSVPPYMIFLERVAPLLPSSTGQELRMRNHRLASELGLITAVNEIHLHERESLPPQHHTAYLVIQLESDGIDPERYTLSHWYQWDADGWHPERGEDRTVSILEIENEVERLVFDMETNWVEAVETVTLEFILPWELINAPVDWWRKESHSSRPTPLTMDYPVVVRSLERLRTHRWHRAWHVRWQRLNTDPTSVLPYWSKPAGKNYHTLLETDLKSDLRYACLVLSEPPLPDSSGRTEIETALRAGLPVIIWHRRDCGSPDFREAVQQMLAGETLAQLPILARKLRGEALRLDLADRESHIGRHLTMLWDDPERQPEVSRSYGTPEEGIR; from the coding sequence ATGCAGGGCGAAGAGCAGTGGTTCTCGCGAACGCCCGGAGTCGAGGCCCGGCAGAAAATTGAGCTGGACATGGTCAACTCGCTGTTGACCTCGGTCGCCTTCGCCTCGGACCCAAGTCGACAACTAGCTTTGGAGATCATCGCCGAACAATTCGAACAGCCGGCCACGATACGTACCCATCCCACGCCGCGGGCACAATTGATCGAGATCGTCCGCACATACGCGCGAAATCCCGACGGCCTGCGGGTCCTAGTCGACGTGGTCGCCAGCTTCGACCCACAGTCATTCGGCACGGTCCGGCTCCGCCAGCTATTCGACGAGTGGCAGGCGGCGCCGTCGTTCACCGACGACGACTGGAGCGCCTTTCGCTCGGCGCTCGGCGATGTGGTGCTCCCACAACTGACCGAACTCTTTCACCTCGCGACGCGGAACCGGCGACACCGTCCCCCGGCGCACTGCAAGACGGCTTGGCACTACTTCGTCCATCTCACCGACCTCAACGCCGGCGCGGATTCCGTACCGCCCTACATGATCTTCCTCGAACGGGTCGCCCCGCTCCTGCCGTCCAGCACCGGGCAGGAGCTTCGCATGCGCAACCACCGGCTGGCCAGCGAGCTCGGCCTGATCACCGCCGTGAACGAGATCCACCTGCACGAACGCGAATCGCTTCCACCTCAGCACCACACCGCGTACCTGGTGATTCAACTGGAAAGCGATGGCATTGATCCGGAACGCTACACGTTGTCCCATTGGTACCAATGGGACGCGGATGGCTGGCACCCGGAGCGCGGCGAGGATCGAACGGTCAGCATTCTGGAGATCGAAAACGAGGTCGAAAGGTTGGTCTTCGACATGGAGACCAACTGGGTCGAGGCTGTCGAGACAGTGACCTTGGAATTCATCCTTCCGTGGGAGCTGATCAATGCGCCAGTCGACTGGTGGCGCAAAGAATCTCATTCATCCCGTCCCACGCCGCTCACGATGGACTATCCTGTAGTGGTGCGCAGTCTTGAGCGGCTGCGCACTCACCGATGGCATCGCGCGTGGCACGTGCGATGGCAGCGACTGAACACCGATCCCACGTCCGTGCTGCCGTACTGGAGCAAACCCGCCGGCAAGAACTATCACACGCTGCTTGAAACAGATCTTAAATCGGATCTCCGGTACGCCTGCTTGGTACTGAGTGAGCCACCATTACCGGACAGCAGCGGACGCACGGAGATCGAAACTGCGCTGCGCGCCGGACTACCTGTGATCATTTGGCATCGCCGAGACTGCGGCAGCCCGGACTTCCGCGAGGCCGTTCAACAGATGCTGGCAGGCGAGACACTGGCGCAATTGCCTATTCTTGCGCGAAAATTGCGGGGCGAAGCGCTGCGCCTGGATCTAGCGGATCGCGAGAGCCATATTGGCCGTCACCTCACAATGCTGTGGGATGACCCGGAGCGGCAACCCGAGGTTTCCCGCTCGTACGGCACGCCGGAGGAAGGAATCCGCTGA
- a CDS encoding HEXXH motif domain-containing protein — translation MDLRVHQPTEPNAPGSVFGTSGDPSPDSWLGLPSEQFDALAAGIGGTAESHSLRRVEHSWRLLNLVALGNLADARADAVPLEPLAEAWALLARAQQAAPDMVDAIVMWPQVGIWAAYTMRRLRNLVHHHAPLWADYGYLHALAAVAGIQAGLSFTIRVPIRYGSVVLPSLGYVKLDTDAECADAELSVVDGVVRLTHGVSTVELRGLADDGDRPQEAWHPLPRITARAHGATISLILNDSDTYRDLREPAAPNALPAEILSRWEALLDEAWRLLTEHHPHYAWAIGAGLVSITPLQAAQRFRPLSASADQGFGAILSSEPEDAAQMAVTLIHEFQHNKLGALLHLLDLYTDRPGLPRIYAPWRDDPRPFQGVLQGVYAFVGICDFWRVHRTLPDQDSDEARLAQFEFALWRDRVADTLRRLSQIEALTPRGKAFVGSLLARAQAWQQDSVPPGIAADASMAADDHYSLWLAYHRQPDPYLVEQIVKAWQARQPRPERIVAEDAIVEDDQDGRYIDARSALIRFRLADPATLAALAEQGEKHPNWVSGADPADVVLVSGDIDRARTMYLARLAEDGGDAKAWTGLALALRTTDPSAAETIRSAPDVLRAVYSRIPPADRPDPLRLVAWMGERSHAGH, via the coding sequence GTGGATCTCCGCGTACATCAGCCGACCGAGCCCAACGCACCGGGCTCGGTGTTCGGCACCTCCGGCGACCCTTCGCCCGACTCGTGGCTCGGTCTCCCGTCCGAACAGTTCGACGCGCTCGCCGCCGGGATTGGCGGTACCGCCGAGAGCCACAGCCTGCGCCGTGTCGAACACAGTTGGCGCCTGCTCAACCTCGTGGCGCTTGGAAACCTCGCCGACGCCCGCGCCGATGCCGTCCCGTTGGAGCCCTTGGCGGAAGCATGGGCACTCCTCGCCCGGGCGCAGCAGGCGGCCCCCGACATGGTCGACGCCATCGTCATGTGGCCCCAGGTGGGCATTTGGGCCGCGTACACCATGCGCCGCCTGCGCAACCTGGTTCACCATCACGCTCCACTGTGGGCCGACTACGGATACCTGCACGCGCTTGCCGCTGTCGCTGGGATCCAGGCCGGCCTCAGCTTCACAATCCGCGTCCCGATCCGCTACGGCTCGGTCGTGCTGCCGTCCCTCGGCTACGTCAAGCTCGACACCGACGCCGAGTGCGCGGACGCCGAACTGTCCGTAGTGGACGGTGTCGTGCGATTGACGCACGGGGTATCCACTGTGGAGCTGCGAGGATTGGCCGACGACGGTGACCGGCCCCAGGAGGCGTGGCACCCGCTGCCCCGCATCACGGCCCGCGCACATGGCGCCACGATCAGCCTGATCCTCAACGATTCCGACACCTACCGAGACCTGCGCGAGCCCGCCGCTCCGAACGCGTTGCCAGCCGAGATCCTGAGCCGCTGGGAAGCGTTGCTCGACGAGGCTTGGCGGCTCCTCACCGAGCACCACCCGCACTACGCCTGGGCCATCGGCGCGGGTCTGGTCTCCATCACGCCGCTGCAGGCGGCGCAGCGGTTCCGCCCACTCTCCGCGTCCGCGGACCAGGGATTCGGCGCGATCCTCTCGTCCGAGCCCGAAGACGCCGCCCAGATGGCAGTGACGCTCATCCATGAATTCCAGCACAACAAGTTGGGCGCCCTCCTGCACCTGCTGGACCTCTACACGGACCGCCCCGGCCTGCCACGGATCTACGCCCCGTGGCGCGACGACCCACGCCCGTTCCAGGGCGTATTGCAGGGCGTCTATGCGTTTGTGGGCATCTGTGACTTCTGGAGGGTCCATCGCACGCTGCCCGATCAGGACAGTGACGAGGCGCGCCTGGCGCAGTTCGAGTTCGCGCTATGGCGCGACCGGGTCGCGGACACGCTGCGGCGACTCAGCCAGATCGAGGCGCTGACCCCACGCGGCAAGGCGTTCGTGGGCAGCCTGCTGGCGCGGGCCCAGGCGTGGCAGCAGGACAGCGTGCCGCCGGGGATCGCCGCCGACGCGAGCATGGCCGCCGATGACCACTATTCGCTGTGGCTGGCGTACCACCGCCAGCCCGACCCGTACCTGGTCGAGCAGATCGTCAAGGCTTGGCAGGCCCGTCAACCGCGCCCGGAAAGGATCGTCGCGGAGGACGCGATCGTCGAGGACGACCAGGATGGCCGTTACATCGACGCCCGCTCCGCGCTCATCCGGTTTCGGCTCGCCGACCCGGCGACCCTGGCCGCCCTTGCCGAGCAGGGCGAGAAACATCCGAACTGGGTCAGCGGCGCCGATCCCGCCGACGTCGTGCTGGTGTCGGGCGACATCGACCGCGCGCGGACGATGTATCTGGCCCGGCTGGCCGAGGACGGTGGGGACGCCAAGGCATGGACCGGCCTCGCACTGGCCCTCCGTACGACGGACCCATCCGCGGCAGAGACCATCCGTAGCGCACCCGATGTGCTGCGCGCGGTCTACTCGCGGATTCCGCCGGCCGATCGGCCGGATCCGCTGCGACTAGTCGCCTGGATGGGTGAAAGATCGCACGCGGGTCACTAG
- a CDS encoding AAA family ATPase yields MDTAERDRRWPPPPEWRDFPYGPDVEPPPADEREFRRRLGDIRPFRVEAHEVRMVNAAIYLRRPLLVTGRPGVGKSSLAYRIARELRLGPVLRWPITSRATLRSALYEYDAIGRAQAIGWRTAPMARASGDPEGGDADRAGLSIGDFLHLGPLGTALLPYKLPRVLLIDEMDKSDFDLPNDLLNIFEDGDFAIPELVRLRNRTPEVVVHTADRGHTATVRDGVVRCHEFPIVIVTSNGERDFSGAFLRRCLRLEIPDPDADRLAAMVAAHFPKGTNGYSSELIAAFLERRRLSGSLAADQLLHAVHLATSGAFQPDDPAGWNALVESLWSSLSPTGP; encoded by the coding sequence ATGGATACCGCCGAACGAGATCGCCGCTGGCCGCCGCCGCCGGAGTGGCGGGACTTCCCGTACGGCCCCGATGTCGAACCTCCGCCCGCTGACGAGCGGGAGTTCCGCCGGCGCCTCGGCGACATCCGCCCGTTCCGGGTCGAGGCCCACGAGGTGCGCATGGTCAACGCGGCCATCTACCTACGCCGCCCCCTCTTGGTCACGGGGCGACCAGGGGTGGGCAAGTCCAGCCTCGCCTACCGGATCGCGCGCGAGTTGCGGCTCGGCCCGGTCCTCCGCTGGCCGATCACGAGCCGAGCCACGCTCCGCTCCGCGCTGTACGAGTACGACGCCATCGGACGAGCACAGGCCATCGGCTGGCGCACAGCGCCCATGGCCCGCGCCAGCGGCGACCCCGAAGGCGGTGACGCCGACCGGGCTGGGCTCAGCATCGGCGACTTTCTTCATCTGGGTCCGCTCGGGACGGCGCTGCTGCCGTACAAGCTGCCCCGGGTGTTGCTGATCGACGAGATGGACAAGAGCGACTTCGATCTGCCCAACGACCTGCTCAACATCTTCGAGGATGGCGACTTCGCGATTCCGGAGCTGGTACGCCTGCGCAACCGCACGCCCGAGGTGGTCGTACACACGGCCGATCGCGGCCACACCGCCACCGTCCGCGACGGGGTCGTCCGCTGCCATGAGTTTCCCATCGTCATCGTCACCAGCAACGGGGAGCGGGACTTCTCCGGCGCCTTCCTCCGTCGCTGCCTCCGGCTGGAGATCCCGGATCCGGACGCCGACCGGCTGGCCGCGATGGTCGCCGCGCACTTCCCGAAGGGCACCAACGGCTACAGCAGCGAACTGATCGCGGCATTCCTCGAGCGCCGCAGGCTTTCCGGCAGCCTGGCTGCCGATCAACTCCTGCACGCCGTCCACCTGGCGACCTCGGGAGCCTTCCAGCCGGACGACCCCGCCGGCTGGAACGCCCTGGTCGAGTCGCTGTGGAGCAGCCTCTCCCCCACGGGGCCATAG